The genomic DNA AAAGGACGTATATCGAATATCGCGGTGGCGGTCTTCAACGCCTTGCATCGCGCTACGTCGCGCCCGACCCTGATCGAGCTGGCACAGATCATGGATTCGGCGGGAATGGATACCGACGCACCATTCCATGCCTATTGCCGAACCTGGTCGCCTTTGGGAGAAACCTGGTCAAGCGATGCAGTCTGGCCTTACTTCGCCTCGCGGCTGGAGGTGCTGAGCCAGGCATTGGGACAGGTAAAAGATTATTACTTCGATCGTTCCGCATTGTTCCGTGCTGTCGCCAGCCTGCCGTCACCGCCGCCGATCGTGGTCAATGCTCTGTTCGATCTGGCGTTGGGCATCGCCAAGAGCGAGCGCCTCGCCGCACAGGAGGCCCTGGGCAACCTGCCCGGCAAGGAGGCGCGCATTATCGGCGCGCTGGCAGACGGAAAATCCGAAGTGCGCGAGGTGGCTGCGCAGTGGTTGGGGCGGTTGCGACACGCACCGGCAATCCCCGCGCTGGAGCAAGCCGTCGAAAAGGAAAAGCACGACCTGCCCAAGGGGGCCATGCTCGATGCCTTGCAGGCGCTCGGTCGGCCTGTGGAGAAATACCTCGATCGCGACAAACTGGCTGTTGAAGCCGCCAAATCGCTGAGTAAGGGCCTGCCCAAGGACCTCGAATGGTTCCCTTGGAATGCGCTGCCCGCAGTGCGCTGGGACGATTCGGGCGAGGGCGTGACGGTCAATGTGCTGCGCTGGATGCTGGTGCAGGCAGTCAAGCAGAAATCAGCCGAACCCAACGCCGTGCTGCGCAAGTACTGCGCCATGTTCGAACCGCGCGACCGCGAGCGCTTTGGACAGTTCGTGCTGGAAAACTGGCTGCGCGAGGATATAAAGCCGATTCCGTCGGACGAGGCCATGCGCCGTGCCACCAGCCACGCACAAACCATGCACAACTGGATGCAGCGTAGCCCGCAGTACTACACCGATAGCCCTTTGCTGGGCAAATCGGTGGAGGAGCTCATCGCACATTACCTACCCGGATTTCTGCGCCAGCCACAGGCTTCCGCCACCGGCAGCAAGGGCGTCTTGGCCGTGGCCGCCGCCTGCGCAGGCGCGGGCGCGGCCGATCCGGTCGCACGTTTTCTCAAGGAGTACTACGGCACGCGAGCATCCCAGGGCAAAGCCCTGATCGCGATGCTCGCCTGGATCGAGCACCCGACCGCGACGCAACTCATGCTTTCGATCGGCAACCGGTTTCGTACCAAGAGTTTCCAGGAAGAGGCGACACGTCAGGCCGAGGCGCTGGCCGACCGTAATAACTGGAGTCTGTCGGAGCTGGCCGATCGCACCATGCCCGCAGCGGGTTTCGACAACAACGGCACGATGGAGCTCAGCTATGGCGAGCGTGTCTTCACGGCGCGCCTGATGGCAGACTTCAAGGTCGAGTTGTTCAATCCGGACGGCAAGAAAATCGCCTCGCTGCCCACGCCGCGCCAGGACGACGATGCCGACCAGGCCAAGGAAGCGAAGAAAGCCTTCTCCGCCAGCAAGAAATCGATCAAGTCGATCGTGGAGCTACAGACCGATCGCCTCTACGAAGCCTTGTGTACGGAACGCGACTGGTCGTTCGACGACTGGAACACCTACCTCAATCGCCACCCCATCGTGCGCCGCCTGCTGCAGCGCCTGGTATGGGTCCAGATGGAAGGTGGCGTCGCCACCGCAAGTTTTCGTCCGCTGGACGATGGCACATTGACCGACTGCGAGGACAACGAAGTCACGTTGCCGGCGGATGCACGCGTGCGCATCGCGCATGACACGCTGCTCGCCGAAGGCGCCGTTACGCAATGGCAGCAGCATCTGGCCGACTATGAAATCGTGCCGCTGTTCCAACAACTTGGCAAAGGCGTATTCCAGCCCTCGGCCGAGCAGTTGTCCAAGAGCAACATCCAGGATTTCGAAGGCCACATGCTGGAGACATTCGCCCTGCGTGGGCGCGCCTTGAAGCTCGGCTATACGCGTGGCGCGGCAGAGGATGGCGGCTGGTTCTATACCTACGAAAAGCGGTTCCCGACACTGGGGCTGACCGCCATCGTGCAGTTTACCGGTGGGCCGCTGCCGGAGGAGAACCGCAAGGTCGCGCTGGTCCATCTTTCCTTCGTGCCCAGCGGTGAAAACCATTGGCACCGCAACGAGCTGGCCTTGTCGAAGGTGCCCAAGATCCTGTTGTCCGAGTGCTACAACGATCTGCGCCTCATCGCCGCGGAAGGTACCGGGTTCGATCCGGATTGGCAGAAAAAGAGCGAGTACTGAGACGCCCCATGAGCGAATTTTCACGAGCTATCCTGCGTGCGCCGGCCGAGCAGGTCCACGCCGGTGAATTGTCCCGCCTTGCCGAGGGCGATACTGGGCCGCGTCCTGAAGGCTGGCGCCTGTCGCCGCGCGCGGTACGCGCTTTCATCATCGGCGACAGCAAGCGCGATGTACGGCGCAAGTTTTACGGTGACGACGCCCTGATCGATCGCTGCATCGTCACCCTGATGAGCAATCGCGGCCTGTTGCTCGTAGGCGAGCCGGGAACCGCCAAATCGATGCTTTCCGAGTTGCTCTCGGCGGCGATATCCGGGCAGTCGACCTGCACCATCCAGGGCACGGCCGGCACCACCGAAGACCAGATCAAGTACTCATGGAACTACGCGCTATTGTTGGCCGAAGGACCGACGCAGCGAGCCCTGGTGCGTGGGCCCATCTACGAAGCGATGCGTACGGGCACGTTGTGCCGGTTCGAGGAAATTACTCGCGTGCAGCCGGAGATACAGGACGGTCTGATCAGCCTGTTGTCAGACAAAGTATTGCATGTGCCGGAGCTTGCCGACGACGAGGCGGTCGTCTTCGCTGCTCGGGGCTTCAATGTGCTGGCGACAGCCAATTTGCGCGACCGCGGCGTGCATGAGATGTCCAGTGCCTTGAAGCGTCGCTTCAATTTCGAAACCGTTCGCCCGATTGCCGACCGCAAGCTTGAAACCCAGCTCGTACGCGAGCAGACCGAAGCCCTGCTGCAACAGGCCTCGGTCGACGTCGAGCTCGGCGCGGACGTGATCGAGCTGTTGGTCACCGCATTCCATGACCTTCGCAACGGTGCGACTGCGGAAGGCGTAGTGGTGGAAAAACCCACGGCAGTCATGTCCGCCGCCGAAGCGGTCGCGGTCGGCTATGCGGCAAGCCTGGATGCGCACTATTTCGGCGACGGTAGTGTGGGTGGTGAGCATATTGCCCGCCAGCTCATCGGCACCGTACTGAAAGACAACCCCGATGACGGTGGCAAGTTGCGGCATTATTTCGATGTCGTAGTAAAGCAGCGTGCACAGCGTCATGCGCAGTGGAAGCGCGTGCTGGAGGCGCGGCGCGAGCTTGAACGCTGATTCGCCCGATATCGCAGCGCGGTTGAACGCCGCGGGTTTGCGCGCACTGGGCGCCAGCCTGGTGACGCCGGAGTTGATCATTTTTCCGGTGCGCCATCACAGCCCTGGATGCGCGCTGCATATCCAGCGCATGTTCGAGGAGCAGGCGCCGAGCGTTGTATTGGTCGAAGGCCCTCGCTCGTTTACGCCGCTGCTGCCGCTGCTGACGGATGCGCAGGCGCGCATGCCGCTGGCGATCTATACCTACGCCGTCCACAGCGTGCAGGCCGGCGCAGGCGAACGGCGCAGTGCGGCGTATTACCCATTCTGCGACTACTCGCCCGAACTGGTAGCCCTGCGCGCCGCGTCGGCGGCCGGTGTGCCGACACGCTTTATCGATCTCGACTATGCCGAGCAAAGTCTGCTCGAACAGCGGGCCGAGCAGGTCGATGAAGAAGCCATGTCCCTGCTCGACGAACG from Dyella sp. GSA-30 includes the following:
- a CDS encoding DUF4132 domain-containing protein, with the protein product MLKWIEKALGRPGENAPKDVANDWTARLKTWLAGLDHLPQGEGRAGLSADLLSYVSTGEPTAILGEAGQRAKVGMHLMVTGYHYGRRDRNDVSVAVYRDLDDVPPAMLLRWARLLEASMGSQANRFRIVMPDGSHWAEMLMMNSGGTSPGGWSSERPKAVGISANLMEALLLETGQPAAALLAACFATPVDSAYGAQQRLLMVTDIIGYAGWVERHAETLRPLLLPTSVQQRLHVAKMLEPVDTAILALFVDELAELAVSNSKQVRAAVEPLLHRCATAMYAPLKLIAGSGKPDQRVNALRLLWTLAQLRDDENLRSYARDVATADKAPSVQALVGEWASQQQAVEATERTHYDYEIPTIEWTGLLTPQVSARLDKLWQELNESVDRVNRQMRESHQAALAKGRNYGLHQDAHYTDDSLALLKSYIDSPAPAWNQPPRGARTGWRHTGPALTKLAGWEHSSPTLMFKTLSFFGSMTDEKGRISNIAVAVFNALHRATSRPTLIELAQIMDSAGMDTDAPFHAYCRTWSPLGETWSSDAVWPYFASRLEVLSQALGQVKDYYFDRSALFRAVASLPSPPPIVVNALFDLALGIAKSERLAAQEALGNLPGKEARIIGALADGKSEVREVAAQWLGRLRHAPAIPALEQAVEKEKHDLPKGAMLDALQALGRPVEKYLDRDKLAVEAAKSLSKGLPKDLEWFPWNALPAVRWDDSGEGVTVNVLRWMLVQAVKQKSAEPNAVLRKYCAMFEPRDRERFGQFVLENWLREDIKPIPSDEAMRRATSHAQTMHNWMQRSPQYYTDSPLLGKSVEELIAHYLPGFLRQPQASATGSKGVLAVAAACAGAGAADPVARFLKEYYGTRASQGKALIAMLAWIEHPTATQLMLSIGNRFRTKSFQEEATRQAEALADRNNWSLSELADRTMPAAGFDNNGTMELSYGERVFTARLMADFKVELFNPDGKKIASLPTPRQDDDADQAKEAKKAFSASKKSIKSIVELQTDRLYEALCTERDWSFDDWNTYLNRHPIVRRLLQRLVWVQMEGGVATASFRPLDDGTLTDCEDNEVTLPADARVRIAHDTLLAEGAVTQWQQHLADYEIVPLFQQLGKGVFQPSAEQLSKSNIQDFEGHMLETFALRGRALKLGYTRGAAEDGGWFYTYEKRFPTLGLTAIVQFTGGPLPEENRKVALVHLSFVPSGENHWHRNELALSKVPKILLSECYNDLRLIAAEGTGFDPDWQKKSEY
- a CDS encoding AAA family ATPase, whose amino-acid sequence is MSEFSRAILRAPAEQVHAGELSRLAEGDTGPRPEGWRLSPRAVRAFIIGDSKRDVRRKFYGDDALIDRCIVTLMSNRGLLLVGEPGTAKSMLSELLSAAISGQSTCTIQGTAGTTEDQIKYSWNYALLLAEGPTQRALVRGPIYEAMRTGTLCRFEEITRVQPEIQDGLISLLSDKVLHVPELADDEAVVFAARGFNVLATANLRDRGVHEMSSALKRRFNFETVRPIADRKLETQLVREQTEALLQQASVDVELGADVIELLVTAFHDLRNGATAEGVVVEKPTAVMSAAEAVAVGYAASLDAHYFGDGSVGGEHIARQLIGTVLKDNPDDGGKLRHYFDVVVKQRAQRHAQWKRVLEARRELER